One Granulicella sp. 5B5 DNA window includes the following coding sequences:
- a CDS encoding CpsB/CapC family capsule biosynthesis tyrosine phosphatase, translated as MVDIHHHLLPGLDDGSTDLETSVAMARMAAEDGITHIVATPHANNRYAFDRERNEQLLDALRESLAREGVKITLGSGCDFHMNYDNIQDARRNPHRYSINAKQYLLIELQDHAIPPQMGDSIYDLRLAGLTPILTHPERNPTLQRDPSRLKTWVQQGMLVQVTTSSVVGQMGQVAEKMAHKLLSDRWVHFLATDAHNTTRRPPKMRAAHDVVASKYGADYAQAICVDNPLAVFEGQPLPAIEEPRNLYEIERPSFLKRLFGGKASRLT; from the coding sequence ATGGTCGATATACATCATCACCTTTTGCCCGGCCTGGACGATGGCTCGACCGATCTTGAAACCTCCGTGGCCATGGCGCGCATGGCAGCGGAAGACGGTATCACCCACATCGTCGCCACCCCCCACGCCAACAATCGTTATGCGTTCGACCGCGAACGCAACGAGCAGCTGCTCGACGCCCTGCGCGAGAGCCTGGCCCGCGAGGGCGTGAAGATCACGCTCGGCAGCGGCTGCGACTTTCACATGAACTATGACAACATCCAGGATGCCCGCCGCAACCCGCACCGCTACTCGATCAATGCAAAACAGTATCTGCTGATCGAGCTGCAGGACCACGCCATCCCGCCGCAGATGGGCGATTCGATCTATGACCTGCGGCTGGCCGGCTTGACCCCTATACTGACCCACCCTGAACGCAATCCCACCCTGCAGCGTGACCCTTCGCGCCTCAAAACCTGGGTGCAGCAGGGCATGCTCGTGCAGGTGACAACCAGCTCCGTGGTCGGCCAGATGGGCCAGGTCGCGGAGAAGATGGCGCACAAGCTGTTAAGCGACCGCTGGGTCCACTTCCTCGCGACGGATGCGCACAACACCACACGGCGTCCGCCAAAGATGCGTGCCGCCCACGACGTCGTTGCTTCGAAATATGGCGCTGACTATGCGCAGGCGATCTGTGTGGACAACCCCCTGGCAGTCTTCGAAGGACAGCCGCTACCCGCCATTGAAGAGCCCCGCAATCTCTACGAGATAGAACGCCCATCGTTCCTGAAGCGGCTCTTTGGCGGAAAGGCTAGCAGGCTGACCTAG
- a CDS encoding putative colanic acid biosynthesis acetyltransferase: MSETTRHRTPVYRATDHIVAPPGADAYTRPAFSLSNRAARLVWGIVWLLLYRTSPRPFHAWRSLLLRLFGAKLGTKCHFYPGSKVWAPWNLHCADQVTTADGVEIYNPALIECGSHVIFSQGSYICGATHDYNDPAFPLLAYRMSFGAYAWICARACVAPGVQVSEGSVLGLASVATRDLEPWTVYAGVPAKAVKQRERFLHGGDAA, translated from the coding sequence ATGAGTGAGACGACACGCCACCGTACCCCCGTGTATCGCGCCACCGATCACATCGTCGCGCCGCCGGGAGCGGACGCTTACACACGGCCCGCATTTTCCCTGAGTAATCGCGCGGCGCGGCTGGTGTGGGGCATCGTCTGGTTGCTGCTGTACCGGACGTCACCGCGGCCGTTCCATGCATGGCGCAGCCTTTTGTTGCGACTCTTCGGCGCGAAGCTTGGGACAAAGTGCCACTTCTATCCGGGCTCAAAGGTATGGGCGCCGTGGAACCTGCACTGCGCCGATCAGGTGACCACGGCCGATGGCGTTGAAATCTACAACCCCGCACTGATCGAGTGCGGCTCACACGTGATCTTTTCGCAGGGCAGCTATATCTGTGGCGCGACGCACGACTACAACGATCCCGCGTTTCCACTGCTTGCCTACCGCATGAGCTTCGGCGCGTATGCGTGGATTTGCGCGCGCGCCTGTGTCGCACCCGGCGTACAGGTGAGCGAGGGCTCCGTGCTGGGACTGGCGTCTGTCGCTACACGCGACCTTGAGCCCTGGACGGTGTATGCAGGCGTGCCTGCAAAAGCCGTGAAGCAGCGCGAACGTTTTCTACACGGCGGAGACGCGGCGTGA
- a CDS encoding response regulator, with protein MAEQTSSSSSKPRVLVADDEQVIANTLVIILNQAGFEARAVYSGEKAIDLLDSFKPDMLISDVIMTGMTGIEAAIEVRNRLPECKILLFSGQAATADLLERARTQGHEFEILAKPVHPTDLLAKLRG; from the coding sequence ATGGCAGAACAGACATCGAGCTCCTCCAGCAAGCCCCGCGTTCTAGTCGCCGACGACGAACAGGTAATCGCAAACACACTGGTCATCATCCTCAATCAGGCAGGCTTTGAAGCCAGGGCTGTCTATAGCGGCGAAAAGGCCATCGACCTGCTGGACTCCTTCAAGCCTGACATGCTGATCTCCGACGTCATTATGACTGGCATGACTGGCATCGAAGCCGCGATTGAAGTGCGCAACCGTCTGCCGGAGTGCAAGATCCTGCTTTTCTCGGGACAGGCCGCCACTGCCGATCTGCTGGAGCGCGCGCGCACCCAGGGACATGAGTTCGAGATCCTCGCCAAGCCGGTGCACCCGACCGATCTGCTCGCCAAACTTCGCGGCTAA
- a CDS encoding metal-dependent transcriptional regulator: MKPKMPTATKATPRRHARVQSESVDNYLKAIYTLSGDERLRVGSSLLAEHLSIAPASVTNMLQRLAGERPTLVEYQRSRGVTLSATGRRRALEIVRHHRLIETFLFEVLNYPIDEIHDEAEKLEHFISERFEARIAEVLGNPTSDPHGHCIPTLDGKLPPTHGKSCNCGL; encoded by the coding sequence TTGAAACCGAAGATGCCCACCGCCACCAAAGCCACGCCTCGCAGACACGCCCGCGTCCAGAGCGAGTCCGTCGACAACTATCTCAAGGCCATCTACACGCTATCCGGGGATGAGCGGCTGCGCGTCGGTAGTTCGTTGCTGGCCGAGCACCTCTCCATCGCGCCGGCTTCAGTCACCAACATGCTGCAGCGACTCGCGGGCGAGCGGCCCACGCTGGTGGAATACCAGCGCAGCCGGGGCGTCACGCTATCGGCGACAGGGCGCAGGCGCGCACTGGAGATCGTACGTCACCATCGCCTCATCGAGACCTTCCTCTTCGAGGTACTCAACTATCCCATCGACGAGATACACGACGAGGCCGAGAAGCTGGAGCACTTTATCTCCGAGCGGTTCGAGGCGCGCATAGCCGAAGTGCTCGGCAACCCCACCAGCGACCCGCACGGACACTGCATCCCCACACTCGACGGCAAGCTGCCACCGACGCACGGCAAAAGCTGCAACTGCGGCCTCTGA
- a CDS encoding glycosyltransferase family 4 protein: MRTPDYTAFQHGNETRPVRLAYVVSHPIQYQAPLLRRIAQEPDIALTVLFGSDFSVRGYKDAGFGVEVNWDVPLLEGYKSEFLPALRDNGTVSMTSPISHGIYRHLQNADGSPAFDALWVHGYASINALQAILAAKMLGIPVLLRAEGWLGDRERSGWKLALKRLFFSALRGCIDATLPIGQFNAEYWRHYFGDAVPQFPMPYAVDNDWFAQRVEAAAQQAEALRTELRLEPGRSVVLFASKLQARKHADHLVAAYARFTATCAPEKSPYLVIVGDGEERPRLEAECQKLELQHVRFAGFRNQTELPVFFRLANVFVLPSRHEPWGLIVNEAMASGRAVIVSSDVGSHADLVTDGVQGCVYPVGDVEALMHALSRVLTPPGASRAMGDAARERMKTWSFEEDVRGLRAALAYTTGKLTP, translated from the coding sequence ATGCGAACGCCAGATTACACTGCATTCCAGCATGGAAACGAGACAAGACCGGTGCGGCTCGCCTATGTTGTAAGCCATCCCATCCAGTACCAAGCGCCTCTGCTGCGGCGGATCGCGCAGGAACCGGACATCGCATTGACGGTGCTGTTCGGCTCCGACTTCTCTGTGCGAGGTTACAAGGACGCGGGGTTCGGCGTTGAGGTGAACTGGGACGTGCCCTTGCTGGAGGGATACAAATCGGAGTTCCTGCCGGCGTTGCGAGACAATGGTACCGTCTCGATGACCAGTCCCATCAGCCACGGCATCTACAGGCATTTGCAGAACGCGGACGGCAGCCCTGCCTTCGATGCACTATGGGTCCACGGCTATGCAAGCATCAACGCCCTGCAGGCGATACTCGCGGCAAAGATGCTTGGCATCCCGGTGCTGCTGCGCGCCGAGGGCTGGCTCGGCGACCGCGAACGCAGCGGCTGGAAGCTCGCGCTGAAGCGGCTCTTCTTTTCTGCACTGCGCGGTTGCATAGACGCTACGTTGCCTATCGGACAATTTAACGCGGAGTACTGGCGGCACTACTTCGGCGATGCCGTGCCACAATTTCCGATGCCCTATGCCGTCGATAACGATTGGTTCGCGCAGCGCGTGGAAGCAGCAGCGCAACAGGCAGAGGCGCTGCGCACGGAGTTGCGACTGGAGCCGGGCAGAAGCGTGGTGCTCTTTGCGTCCAAGCTGCAGGCGCGCAAGCATGCCGACCATCTGGTTGCTGCATACGCAAGGTTTACTGCGACCTGCGCGCCGGAGAAGTCGCCGTACCTCGTGATTGTGGGAGATGGCGAAGAGCGTCCTCGGCTCGAAGCAGAATGCCAAAAATTAGAGCTGCAGCACGTGCGCTTTGCGGGCTTTCGCAACCAGACCGAGTTGCCTGTGTTCTTTCGGCTGGCGAATGTGTTTGTACTGCCCTCACGGCATGAGCCCTGGGGGCTGATCGTGAATGAAGCGATGGCATCCGGCCGCGCGGTGATCGTCTCCAGCGATGTGGGCAGCCATGCTGACCTTGTGACTGATGGCGTGCAGGGTTGCGTGTATCCGGTGGGCGACGTGGAGGCGCTGATGCACGCGCTGAGCCGTGTGCTGACGCCGCCCGGCGCCTCGCGCGCCATGGGCGACGCCGCACGGGAGCGCATGAAGACGTGGAGCTTTGAGGAAGACGTGCGTGGCCTGCGTGCCGCGCTCGCATACACGACCGGCAAGCTCACACCATGA
- a CDS encoding SDR family NAD(P)-dependent oxidoreductase, protein MSGADGLQGTLPAKILSGKGVVVTGAARRIGRALALTLAEAGADVVITYRGSQADAEETVAALRALGSNAMAVPCEVREEQSVERAIATAVSHLGGLDILVNNAGAFETAALEEISVAQWDAMFETNTRGPFLLARTAHPYLKAARGRIVNIGSLGGLHPWATHGHYCTSKAALHMLSQTMAKAWAPEIAVNCVAPGMIVWGDVNPAYEHFAAKTPMGRNGQAEDVAAAVLFFATAPSFITGQLLAVDGGLGL, encoded by the coding sequence GTGAGCGGTGCGGACGGGCTGCAGGGGACTCTGCCGGCAAAGATCCTGAGTGGTAAGGGCGTTGTGGTGACCGGGGCAGCCCGGCGGATTGGCCGTGCGCTGGCGCTGACGCTGGCCGAGGCCGGCGCCGATGTCGTCATCACCTATCGCGGCTCGCAGGCCGACGCCGAGGAGACGGTCGCTGCGCTCCGGGCTCTTGGTTCAAACGCGATGGCTGTGCCCTGTGAGGTACGCGAGGAGCAGAGCGTGGAGCGTGCCATCGCAACGGCGGTCTCCCATCTGGGTGGGCTCGACATACTGGTCAACAACGCGGGCGCGTTTGAGACCGCAGCTCTGGAAGAGATCTCCGTTGCGCAGTGGGATGCGATGTTCGAGACCAACACGCGTGGCCCGTTTCTGCTTGCCCGCACGGCGCATCCGTACCTGAAGGCGGCGCGGGGCCGCATCGTCAATATCGGTTCGCTGGGCGGGCTGCACCCGTGGGCCACGCATGGGCACTACTGCACGTCGAAGGCGGCGCTGCACATGCTCTCGCAGACGATGGCCAAGGCGTGGGCCCCGGAGATCGCGGTGAACTGCGTTGCTCCAGGGATGATTGTGTGGGGTGATGTGAATCCGGCGTACGAGCACTTTGCCGCGAAGACGCCGATGGGCCGTAACGGCCAGGCGGAGGATGTTGCCGCGGCGGTGTTGTTCTTCGCCACCGCGCCCAGCTTCATCACCGGGCAGCTGCTGGCGGTGGATGGCGGTCTCGGCCTCTAG
- a CDS encoding glycosyltransferase family 2 protein yields MISVLILTRNEELDLPGCLDSVAWCDDVHVLDSGSIDRTVTIAREHGASVSMRAFDNYAAQRNAGLALPFCHGWVLVLDADERPTPELVTEMQQAVAHVQDGVSGFRMRRRDYLWGTWLKHAQMTPFYVRLLRVDRARYTREINEVVDVQGTVASLNAPFDHFPFSKGLASWVARHNAYSSAEADLLANGTAVQGASLRQALFAADFHQRRAAQKAIFYGLPLRPLIKWLYLMFVRRAVLDGRAGMMYATLMGYYEYLIELKRHERLRERAKLPL; encoded by the coding sequence GTGATCTCGGTGCTCATTCTTACGCGCAATGAAGAGCTGGACCTGCCCGGGTGTCTCGACTCGGTGGCATGGTGCGACGATGTGCATGTACTGGACTCCGGCAGCATAGACCGCACAGTGACCATCGCGCGCGAGCACGGCGCCAGCGTGAGTATGCGTGCGTTTGACAACTATGCCGCGCAGCGAAATGCCGGCCTGGCATTGCCGTTTTGCCACGGCTGGGTGCTGGTGCTGGATGCCGACGAGCGTCCGACACCAGAGCTCGTCACGGAGATGCAACAGGCTGTGGCGCATGTGCAGGACGGCGTTTCCGGATTTCGCATGCGGCGGCGCGACTACCTGTGGGGCACATGGCTCAAGCACGCACAGATGACGCCCTTCTATGTGCGGCTGCTGCGCGTGGACAGGGCGCGTTATACGCGGGAGATCAACGAAGTTGTCGATGTACAGGGCACAGTGGCATCACTCAATGCTCCGTTCGACCACTTCCCTTTTTCAAAGGGCCTTGCGAGTTGGGTAGCACGGCATAACGCCTACTCCAGCGCGGAGGCCGACCTGCTGGCAAACGGCACTGCCGTGCAAGGTGCGTCATTGCGACAGGCGTTGTTCGCAGCTGACTTTCACCAGAGACGCGCTGCGCAGAAGGCGATCTTTTACGGCCTGCCTCTGCGGCCCCTGATCAAGTGGCTGTACCTGATGTTCGTACGACGTGCCGTGTTGGATGGGCGCGCAGGCATGATGTACGCCACGCTGATGGGGTACTATGAATACCTGATTGAGTTGAAACGCCATGAACGGCTGAGGGAACGCGCGAAGTTGCCACTGTAG
- a CDS encoding glycosyltransferase, giving the protein MRILHIISNMRPDSGGPQEAVRMMLRSAPDGCDSEVLTLDDPQAGYLQAAPFTVHALGGDCKGAYSAKLVPWLRANRNRYDGVVLHGMWEYLSLAVLRTVAGHVPYLVFAHGMLDPYFKRASRIKHMKKWLYWLPVQYWVLRHALRVVFTTEAERGLAAQSFWLHRWNAAVIGLGADAPSADVAECREAFYALCPALRDKQYLLFLGRLDPKKGCDLLIEAFARVALLQPDVQLVMAGPDSAGWQSKLQRMAERAGIAERVHWPGMLKGERKWGAFAGCEAFVLPSHQENFGIAVVEALACGKPVLITQPINIAEDLAADGCALVDDDTLEGVISLLTQWTGLSPAEREAMSARALQSATTRYDMRKNTSALVELLADARAAQTSALAEPRKA; this is encoded by the coding sequence TTGCGGATTCTGCACATCATCAGCAACATGAGGCCCGATAGCGGCGGCCCGCAGGAGGCTGTGCGGATGATGCTGCGCTCGGCCCCTGATGGCTGCGATAGCGAGGTGCTGACGCTGGACGATCCGCAGGCTGGCTACTTGCAAGCTGCTCCGTTTACCGTTCATGCGCTGGGCGGTGACTGCAAGGGGGCCTACTCCGCGAAGCTGGTGCCGTGGCTGCGCGCCAACCGCAACCGCTACGACGGCGTTGTGCTACATGGTATGTGGGAGTACCTCTCGCTCGCTGTGTTGCGCACTGTGGCCGGACACGTGCCCTATCTGGTGTTTGCACACGGAATGCTGGACCCGTACTTCAAGCGCGCATCACGCATCAAGCATATGAAGAAGTGGCTCTACTGGCTGCCGGTGCAATACTGGGTGCTGCGGCACGCGCTGCGTGTGGTGTTCACGACAGAGGCCGAGCGCGGTCTCGCTGCGCAGAGCTTCTGGCTGCATCGCTGGAACGCGGCGGTGATCGGTCTGGGAGCCGATGCGCCGTCTGCGGATGTAGCGGAGTGCCGCGAGGCGTTCTACGCGCTCTGCCCGGCTCTGCGCGACAAGCAGTATCTACTCTTTCTCGGCCGCCTCGACCCGAAGAAGGGGTGCGATCTGTTGATCGAAGCCTTCGCGCGGGTTGCGCTACTGCAACCGGACGTGCAACTGGTAATGGCCGGCCCAGACAGCGCGGGCTGGCAAAGCAAACTGCAGCGTATGGCCGAGCGCGCAGGCATAGCAGAGCGCGTTCATTGGCCAGGCATGCTGAAGGGCGAGAGGAAGTGGGGCGCGTTTGCGGGATGCGAAGCGTTCGTCCTGCCGTCACATCAGGAGAACTTCGGCATCGCGGTCGTGGAGGCCCTGGCCTGCGGGAAGCCTGTGCTGATCACGCAGCCCATCAACATTGCGGAGGACCTGGCCGCCGACGGCTGCGCGCTGGTGGATGACGATACCCTGGAAGGCGTGATCTCCCTGCTGACGCAATGGACCGGCTTGAGCCCCGCAGAACGCGAGGCGATGAGCGCCCGCGCATTACAGAGCGCCACAACGCGGTACGATATGCGAAAGAACACGAGTGCGCTGGTGGAGCTTCTTGCCGATGCAAGGGCAGCCCAAACAAGCGCGCTTGCGGAGCCACGCAAGGCATGA
- a CDS encoding co-chaperone GroES translates to MAATSFTPLHDRILVRRLEEGETKVGGIIIPDSAKEKPQQGEVISVGKGKSNDEGKVFPLDVKAGDKILFGKYSGTEIKLDGEEFLIMREEEVLGILK, encoded by the coding sequence ATGGCAGCCACCTCATTTACGCCGTTGCATGACCGCATCCTGGTTCGCCGCCTCGAAGAGGGCGAAACCAAGGTCGGCGGCATCATCATCCCCGACTCCGCCAAGGAAAAGCCCCAGCAGGGCGAAGTCATCTCCGTCGGTAAGGGCAAGTCCAACGACGAAGGCAAGGTCTTCCCTCTCGACGTCAAGGCCGGCGACAAGATCCTCTTCGGCAAGTACTCCGGCACTGAGATCAAGCTCGACGGCGAGGAGTTCCTCATCATGCGCGAGGAAGAAGTCCTCGGCATCCTCAAATAA
- the groL gene encoding chaperonin GroEL (60 kDa chaperone family; promotes refolding of misfolded polypeptides especially under stressful conditions; forms two stacked rings of heptamers to form a barrel-shaped 14mer; ends can be capped by GroES; misfolded proteins enter the barrel where they are refolded when GroES binds), with protein sequence MAKQILHGEDSRQAILRGVNTLANAVKVTLGPKGRNVVIEKKFGSPTITKDGVTVAKEIELPEGLENMGAQMVKEVASKTSDVAGDGTTTATVLAQAIYREGVKTVAAGANPMALKRGIDKAVEAIIGKRDENGVVTGGALSTFSKPVSGDMIAQVGTISANSDEQIGTIIAAAMKKVGKDGVITVEESRTMETQLDVVEGMQFDRGYLSPYFVTDAERMEAALENPYILIYEKKISTMKDLLPLLEQVARTAKPLLIIAEDVDGEALATLVVNKLRGTLNVAAVKAPGFGDRRKAMLEDIAVLTGGKAITEDLGIKLEGVTLEDLGTAKRITIDKDNTTIVDGGGADDKIAGRVKEIRAQVEKTTSDYDREKLQERLAKLVGGVAVIKVGAATETEMKEKKARVEDAMHATRAAVEEGIVPGGGVALVRCTKAVDDLIKTLEGDEKIGANIIRRAIEEPLRMIVHNAGEEGAVVIGKINESKDTNFGYNAGTGVYEDLVKAGVIDPTKVTRTALQNAASISGLMLTTEAMIADIPEKKEAPAGGHNHGGGMDGMY encoded by the coding sequence ATGGCAAAGCAAATTCTGCACGGAGAAGATTCGCGTCAGGCGATTCTGCGCGGCGTGAACACGCTCGCGAACGCTGTGAAGGTGACGCTCGGTCCCAAGGGCCGCAACGTCGTCATCGAGAAGAAGTTCGGTTCGCCGACCATCACCAAGGACGGCGTCACCGTCGCCAAGGAGATCGAGTTGCCCGAGGGCCTCGAGAACATGGGCGCACAGATGGTGAAGGAGGTCGCCTCCAAGACCTCCGACGTTGCCGGCGACGGCACCACCACCGCCACCGTTCTGGCCCAGGCCATCTACCGCGAGGGAGTAAAGACCGTCGCGGCCGGTGCCAACCCGATGGCGCTGAAGCGCGGCATCGACAAGGCCGTTGAGGCCATCATCGGCAAGCGCGATGAGAACGGCGTCGTCACCGGCGGCGCTCTTTCCACGTTCTCCAAGCCCGTCTCGGGCGACATGATCGCCCAGGTCGGCACCATCTCCGCCAACTCGGACGAGCAGATCGGCACCATCATCGCTGCGGCGATGAAGAAGGTCGGCAAGGACGGCGTCATCACCGTGGAAGAGTCCCGCACGATGGAGACTCAGCTCGATGTGGTCGAGGGCATGCAGTTCGATCGCGGCTACCTCTCGCCCTACTTCGTCACCGATGCGGAGCGCATGGAAGCTGCCCTCGAGAACCCCTACATCCTCATCTATGAGAAGAAGATCTCCACGATGAAGGACCTGCTGCCGCTGCTGGAGCAGGTTGCCCGCACCGCCAAGCCCCTGCTGATCATCGCCGAGGATGTGGACGGTGAGGCGCTCGCGACCCTCGTGGTGAACAAGCTGCGTGGCACGCTGAACGTTGCGGCCGTGAAGGCCCCCGGCTTCGGCGACCGCCGCAAGGCCATGCTGGAGGATATCGCTGTCCTGACCGGCGGCAAGGCTATCACCGAGGACCTCGGCATCAAGCTCGAGGGCGTCACGCTCGAGGATCTGGGCACCGCCAAGCGCATCACCATCGACAAGGACAACACCACCATCGTCGATGGCGGCGGAGCTGACGACAAGATCGCAGGCCGCGTGAAGGAGATTCGCGCGCAGGTCGAGAAGACCACCTCCGACTACGACCGCGAGAAGCTCCAGGAGCGCCTTGCGAAGCTGGTTGGTGGCGTCGCCGTCATCAAGGTCGGGGCAGCTACCGAGACCGAGATGAAGGAGAAGAAGGCGCGCGTCGAGGACGCGATGCACGCAACCCGTGCAGCTGTCGAAGAGGGCATCGTCCCGGGCGGCGGCGTGGCACTGGTGCGCTGCACCAAGGCCGTCGACGACCTGATCAAGACGCTCGAAGGCGACGAAAAGATCGGTGCGAACATCATCCGTCGCGCCATCGAAGAGCCGCTGCGCATGATCGTCCACAACGCGGGTGAAGAGGGTGCAGTGGTCATCGGCAAGATCAACGAATCGAAGGACACCAACTTCGGCTACAACGCCGGCACCGGTGTCTACGAGGACCTGGTCAAGGCCGGCGTCATCGACCCGACCAAGGTCACGCGCACTGCCCTGCAGAACGCCGCCTCCATCAGCGGCCTGATGCTCACCACCGAGGCCATGATCGCCGATATTCCGGAGAAGAAGGAAGCTCCGGCCGGCGGCCACAACCACGGCGGCGGCATGGACGGCATGTACTAA